The proteins below come from a single Triticum aestivum cultivar Chinese Spring chromosome 5D, IWGSC CS RefSeq v2.1, whole genome shotgun sequence genomic window:
- the LOC123126219 gene encoding noroxomaritidine/norcraugsodine reductase, protein MAVAGCGSREERWSLAGATALVTGGSKGIGHAIVEELAGFGARVHTCSRNAAELEECRRRWEEKNLRVTVSVCDVSVRAQREKLMETVRQTFDGKLDILVNNAGQLLFKPAAECTAEDFSNLMTTNLEASFHLSQLARPLLIHASIAGGGSIINVSSIGGSIAFAGSTVYAITKGALSQLTRNLATEWAPNKIRVNGVAPGFVTTDMIKDVDPEYMKQENSKTPLGRSGKPVEIASAVSFLCMPAASYITGQVICIDGGRTISS, encoded by the exons atggcaGTGGCTGGCTGCGGTAGCAGGGAGGAGAGGTGGAGCCTGGCAGGCGCCACGGCGCTCGTCACCGGCGGCAGCAAAGGGATAGG ACATGCCATCGTGGAGGAGCTTGCTGGGTTTGGGGCGAGGGTGCACACCTGCTCCCGGAACGCGGCGGAGCTGGAGGAGTGCCGCCGGCGGTGGGAGGAGAAGAACCTGCGGGTCACCGTCTCTGTCTGTGATGTCTCGGTGCGCGCCCAGAGGGAGAAGCTTATGGAGACGGTCCGACAAACTTTCGACGGCAAGCTCGACATACTA GTGAACAATGCAGGGCAATTATTGTTCAAGCCCGCTGCTGAATGTACGGCGGAGGACTTCTCGAATCTGATGACCACCAATTTGGAGGCAAGCTTCCATCTAAGTCAACTTGCACGCCCTCTTCTCATACACGCTTCTATTGCTGGAGGAGGCAGCATCATCAACGTGTCCTCCATTGGAGGCTCAATTGCCTTCGCAGGCTCCACCGTTTATGCTATCACAAAAG GCGCGTTGAGCCAGCTTACAAGGAATTTGGCCACCGAGTGGGCCCCTAACAAGATTCGTGTGAATGGCGTCGCCCCAGGATTTGTCACAACGGATATGATTAAAGAT GTAGATCCAGAGTACATGAAGCAAGAGAACTCAAAGACCCCGTTGGGACGGAGTGGCAAGCCGGTGGAGATCGCCTCGGCAGTGTCATTTTTGTGTATGCCGGCAGCTTCTTACATCACCGGTCAAGTCATTTGCATTGATGGTGGTCGAACCATTAGTTCTTAG